The Paenibacillus sp. YPG26 genome includes a window with the following:
- a CDS encoding alpha/beta fold hydrolase, which yields MKLICLPYAGASAAIYMKWKRILGPHLCCVPLELAGRGVRMGEPFYKDMAEAAEDIAARLVQESGGAPYAVFGHSMGAMILFEALRLLRDRGLPAPDAIFFSGRPAPDLAPPEDPIHELPDDAFESRILEMGATSPELFASRGLKNVFMPILRADFKLVATYRYEEREPLPWTFTALAGAEEKWTDAEMAGWQRHTEADCRIVRMPGGHFYWQQGEGATLLPEYLRGELHRTELLEAR from the coding sequence ATGAAGTTGATCTGCTTGCCGTATGCGGGAGCTTCGGCTGCTATTTATATGAAGTGGAAAAGAATCCTCGGTCCACACCTATGCTGTGTCCCTCTCGAGCTGGCAGGACGCGGCGTTCGAATGGGCGAGCCATTCTACAAGGATATGGCAGAAGCGGCCGAGGACATTGCCGCACGCCTGGTCCAGGAGAGCGGGGGCGCGCCCTACGCCGTCTTCGGCCATTCGATGGGCGCCATGATCCTGTTCGAAGCACTCCGCTTGCTGCGGGACCGGGGACTCCCAGCGCCTGACGCGATCTTCTTCTCAGGCAGGCCAGCGCCAGATCTTGCCCCGCCTGAAGATCCAATCCATGAGCTTCCGGACGATGCATTCGAGAGCCGGATTCTGGAGATGGGAGCAACTTCACCCGAACTATTCGCAAGCAGGGGGCTGAAGAATGTGTTCATGCCGATCCTGCGCGCGGATTTCAAGCTGGTGGCAACTTACAGGTACGAGGAACGCGAGCCGCTGCCATGGACCTTCACAGCTTTGGCCGGTGCTGAAGAGAAATGGACGGATGCGGAGATGGCAGGCTGGCAGCGTCATACGGAGGCAGACTGCCGGATTGTACGCATGCCGGGCGGCCACTTTTATTGGCAGCAGGGCGAGGGGGCCACATTGCTGCCTGAATATCTTCGCGGTGAACTGCACAGAACGGAATTGCTGGAAGCAAGATAA
- a CDS encoding cyclic peptide export ABC transporter has translation MPNAALIWLVILGAGLLAAMGSIVIALAGIRSGKRQRIADARGVTGSLLIGAGFFGWFGYCVYDSAWLFSSSGRSAAKLWADASLTEVFVAGSVFALGLLFGVYLALTFRYPKAGERPYAALLLLSIISGVGNASMIFVLNAAIAAQGDARLQLLPYFVLGMLVFICGQRLLRSRLIRLTNEMVYEKRMQIVDTILGAPYEKMEALERGKIETSLNNDTEIVSAFANKLVSIGTWTVTILAGFVYLALINLAGFLLSIGVVTLASAGFYAVLRSADKLWGQARDIQNVFFKFIHDLIHGFKELYLHRNKATAFRDDMGDTCGSYRDKRMKAESKVAGVIVFGDMLFAAVIGTVVFTFPLLFIGIGGGELRSFVFVFLYMAGPLTSILNSMPELFQARISWSRLRNISEELSALQEKRAVPDVPDPALGLELRLEEAVYAYGGQDGDKSFAVGPVDLALRSGELIFIVGGNGSGKSTLAKLLVGLYEPKGGSMRLNGVPLNAGEIGDYVSTIFSDAYLFDRLYGIDFAEKEEEAQAYLQLLGLQEKVTIRDGHFSTTRLSTGQRKRLAMLVSYLDDKPICLFDEWAADQDPEYRAYFYTTLLPDLRSKGKCVIVITHDDRYFDMADKLIKLEMGKIA, from the coding sequence ATGCCGAATGCGGCACTAATCTGGTTAGTCATTCTGGGAGCAGGGCTGCTCGCTGCCATGGGATCCATTGTTATCGCCCTGGCCGGCATTCGCTCAGGTAAGCGGCAGCGAATAGCGGATGCCCGCGGAGTCACAGGCTCCTTATTAATCGGAGCTGGATTCTTCGGCTGGTTCGGGTACTGCGTGTACGATTCTGCCTGGCTGTTCTCTTCATCCGGGCGCTCCGCCGCGAAGCTCTGGGCAGATGCTTCTCTGACGGAAGTATTCGTTGCGGGATCGGTATTTGCTCTGGGGCTGCTGTTCGGCGTCTATCTGGCTCTGACGTTCCGCTATCCCAAAGCAGGAGAGCGGCCCTATGCCGCGCTTCTACTGCTTAGCATCATCAGCGGCGTCGGTAACGCCTCGATGATCTTTGTGCTTAACGCGGCGATAGCCGCACAAGGAGACGCCCGGCTTCAGCTGCTTCCCTATTTTGTCCTGGGCATGCTTGTGTTCATCTGCGGACAGCGTCTGCTGCGTTCCCGGCTTATCCGGCTGACGAATGAGATGGTGTACGAGAAACGGATGCAGATTGTGGACACCATTCTAGGCGCCCCTTACGAGAAGATGGAAGCATTGGAGCGCGGGAAAATCGAGACGAGCCTGAACAACGATACGGAAATCGTCAGTGCTTTTGCGAACAAGCTGGTCAGCATCGGGACCTGGACGGTTACGATTCTAGCGGGATTCGTCTACCTGGCGCTTATTAACCTGGCAGGCTTTCTGCTGTCCATCGGCGTTGTAACGTTGGCGTCGGCGGGTTTCTATGCTGTGCTGCGCTCGGCCGACAAGCTCTGGGGACAAGCAAGAGACATTCAGAACGTATTCTTCAAATTTATTCACGACCTCATTCATGGCTTCAAAGAACTCTATCTTCACCGCAATAAGGCGACAGCATTCCGGGACGACATGGGGGACACCTGCGGGTCCTATCGGGACAAGCGGATGAAGGCGGAGAGCAAGGTGGCTGGCGTCATTGTCTTCGGCGACATGCTGTTCGCGGCCGTTATCGGTACTGTTGTGTTCACCTTCCCTCTGCTGTTCATCGGAATCGGGGGCGGCGAGCTGCGCAGCTTCGTGTTCGTCTTCCTCTATATGGCGGGACCGCTGACGTCGATTCTCAACTCGATGCCCGAGCTTTTTCAGGCCAGAATCAGCTGGAGCCGGCTACGTAACATCTCCGAGGAGCTGTCGGCGCTGCAGGAGAAGAGAGCTGTTCCGGATGTGCCGGATCCCGCATTGGGACTCGAGCTGCGTCTGGAAGAAGCCGTCTACGCTTACGGCGGACAAGACGGAGACAAGTCGTTCGCTGTCGGTCCGGTCGATCTGGCCCTGCGCTCAGGCGAGCTGATATTCATCGTCGGCGGTAACGGCAGCGGCAAATCAACGCTTGCCAAGCTGCTTGTGGGCCTGTACGAGCCGAAGGGCGGGAGTATGAGACTGAATGGCGTACCGCTGAATGCGGGTGAAATCGGGGATTATGTATCAACGATTTTCAGTGATGCTTACTTGTTCGACCGCCTCTACGGGATTGATTTCGCGGAGAAGGAAGAGGAAGCGCAAGCTTATTTACAGCTGCTAGGCCTGCAAGAGAAAGTTACGATTCGCGACGGGCATTTCAGTACGACCCGGCTGTCCACCGGGCAGCGGAAGCGTCTGGCTATGCTGGTCAGTTACCTTGACGATAAGCCGATCTGCCTGTTCGATGAGTGGGCGGCGGATCAGGACCCGGAGTACCGCGCCTATTTCTATACCACACTGCTGCCGGATCTGCGGAGCAAGGGCAAATGTGTCATCGTCATCACGCATGACGACCGTTATTTCGACATGGCCGACAAACTCATCAAGCTGGAAATGGGGAAGATTGCATGA